Proteins encoded within one genomic window of Phototrophicus methaneseepsis:
- a CDS encoding DUF5676 family membrane protein, which produces MKTSSFWPIAWTLAVFTAVVFVLDVSLGLLFPNWWVMQHFWETILPGFTFVSWETFFIGLIESFAGGFLTAVLFVPIYNVFVHRTSQEEQTVKSS; this is translated from the coding sequence ATGAAAACTTCATCATTCTGGCCAATAGCATGGACATTAGCAGTTTTTACCGCCGTCGTCTTTGTCCTGGATGTGTCACTTGGCTTACTGTTTCCCAACTGGTGGGTCATGCAACACTTCTGGGAGACGATACTGCCGGGCTTTACATTCGTTAGCTGGGAGACTTTTTTCATCGGTCTGATAGAAAGTTTCGCTGGAGGATTTCTAACAGCAGTCTTGTTTGTACCCATCTATAACGTTTTCGTCCACCGTACCTCACAGGAAGAGCAGACGGTTAAGTCGAGTTAA
- a CDS encoding isoamylase early set domain-containing protein, with translation MVVKEKAKDKIRATFTSPSINDCECLYLVGDFNEWDAQSHPMKQAEDGTWSLTISLDKGQVYQYRFYTDNGNWLNDNDADDYQPNPFGSDNSVVNT, from the coding sequence ATGGTGGTCAAGGAAAAAGCAAAAGACAAAATTCGGGCAACATTCACATCGCCCAGCATCAATGATTGTGAATGCCTTTATCTCGTGGGTGACTTCAATGAATGGGATGCACAGTCGCATCCGATGAAGCAAGCTGAAGATGGCACATGGTCATTGACGATCTCTCTGGATAAAGGACAGGTATATCAGTATCGCTTCTATACAGATAATGGTAATTGGCTCAACGATAACGATGCTGATGACTATCAGCCCAATCCTTTCGGTTCAGACAATTCTGTTGTAAATACCTGA
- a CDS encoding ISAs1 family transposase, with amino-acid sequence MFPETNIMSYFADMDDPRRGQNITHPLINIVTIAILGVICGADGWVDIERYGNAKKDWLSSFLDLEKGIPLHDSFGRVFRWLDETVFQECFVKWTASLCQQTGGDLVAMDGKKLRRSQERRKGRDGIWMVSAWSSENRLVLGQKKVDEKSNEITAIPELLAQLDITGCVVTLDALNTQTAIAKQIVDAKADYILAVKKNQGTLYEDLENLFAGFEYDHYQDVIYETAQSKNEGHDRQEFRQIWVVSEPEYQQYLRHGKLWASLKNLIKLVTVRVTANKTETTSRYFISSWQASAQDFMTAIREHWQIENGLHWVLDIAFREDESRIRKDHAPQNMAVLRHLALNLLKQETSVKVGIAARCKMAGWDNDYLGSGEFHG; translated from the coding sequence ATGTTTCCTGAGACGAATATCATGTCCTACTTTGCAGATATGGATGACCCACGAAGGGGTCAGAATATCACACATCCGCTCATAAATATTGTGACGATTGCCATTTTAGGAGTGATTTGTGGCGCGGATGGATGGGTCGATATAGAACGTTATGGAAATGCTAAGAAGGATTGGTTAAGCAGTTTTTTGGATTTAGAAAAAGGGATACCTTTACATGACAGTTTTGGACGGGTTTTTCGTTGGTTAGATGAGACTGTTTTTCAAGAGTGTTTCGTCAAGTGGACAGCCAGTCTATGTCAGCAGACAGGGGGTGACTTAGTAGCAATGGATGGCAAGAAATTACGTCGTAGTCAGGAACGCAGAAAGGGTCGAGATGGGATTTGGATGGTCAGTGCGTGGTCGAGTGAAAATCGTCTGGTTTTAGGACAAAAGAAGGTTGATGAGAAATCAAATGAAATCACAGCAATCCCGGAGTTATTGGCACAACTGGACATCACGGGTTGCGTTGTGACACTGGATGCACTCAATACCCAAACAGCGATAGCCAAGCAGATTGTTGATGCGAAAGCCGACTACATTTTAGCCGTAAAAAAGAATCAAGGCACTTTGTATGAAGATTTAGAGAACCTGTTCGCAGGGTTCGAGTATGACCATTACCAAGATGTCATTTATGAAACTGCCCAAAGCAAAAATGAAGGCCATGACCGACAAGAATTTCGCCAAATTTGGGTCGTATCTGAACCTGAATATCAGCAGTATTTGCGGCACGGCAAGCTGTGGGCAAGCTTGAAAAACCTCATTAAATTAGTGACTGTACGGGTGACAGCAAACAAGACCGAGACGACAAGCCGCTATTTCATTAGTAGTTGGCAAGCCTCCGCTCAAGATTTTATGACAGCCATCCGTGAGCATTGGCAAATTGAGAACGGCTTACATTGGGTGCTAGATATTGCCTTTCGTGAAGATGAATCGCGCATTCGTAAAGATCATGCCCCACAAAACATGGCTGTTTTGCGACATTTAGCCTTAAACTTGCTCAAACAAGAAACCTCGGTCAAGGTGGGTATCGCTGCTAGATGTAAAATGGCTGGTTGGGACAATGACTATTTAGGGAGTGGTGAATTTCATGGATAA
- a CDS encoding DUF2933 domain-containing protein, producing the protein MNAIQKININKLLGSPTRMVFVTFLAISAFFLITEHTAHVFGLLPYALLLLCPFLHLFMHGKHGSHSHSSNTIDEKPKHRHEGDDYE; encoded by the coding sequence ATGAATGCTATTCAGAAAATCAACATCAATAAGTTACTCGGGTCACCTACTCGCATGGTCTTCGTGACTTTTCTCGCTATTAGTGCCTTTTTCCTGATTACCGAGCATACTGCACATGTATTTGGACTACTGCCTTACGCGCTATTGTTACTATGTCCATTCTTACACCTGTTTATGCATGGTAAGCATGGCAGTCATAGTCATAGCTCAAATACGATAGACGAAAAGCCCAAACATAGGCACGAAGGAGACGACTATGAATAG
- a CDS encoding saccharopine dehydrogenase family protein, whose protein sequence is MTLGDLFPGQVIVAGRSYEKAGQLSVETQGKVLPMAFDISHAYEYDELLDQVAVVIMCLDQSDTRFVEKCIQQGIHYIDITASYELLSQVEMLEAKAKEHGSTVVLSVGLAPGLTNLLASYCKSVLNEVQRVDIYIVLGLGEAHGKAAIRWTLENLNAQFLIKEDDGRKTVRSFAEAKAVEFPEPYRMRLAYRFNFADQHVIMKTLGIESASTWFCFDSPFFTRIIAMMRKVGLSNVLRLKLAQDIGIRALRLLHPGSDDFCIKVEASTTGDGKTLGYECLITGRGEGRVTGLVTAHVAERLYRSSFPAGIFRIEQLFQPLDILEAI, encoded by the coding sequence GTGACCCTCGGAGACCTCTTTCCGGGGCAAGTGATCGTTGCCGGGAGGAGCTATGAAAAGGCAGGACAATTATCTGTCGAGACTCAAGGGAAAGTTCTGCCGATGGCTTTCGATATTTCCCACGCTTATGAATATGATGAGCTGCTCGACCAGGTGGCTGTTGTTATCATGTGCCTTGATCAGTCGGACACTCGTTTTGTTGAGAAATGCATCCAACAAGGCATTCACTACATTGACATCACGGCCAGCTACGAACTCCTTTCTCAGGTTGAGATGCTCGAGGCAAAAGCTAAAGAGCACGGATCAACCGTCGTATTGAGCGTGGGACTGGCTCCTGGGTTGACCAATCTGTTAGCGAGTTACTGTAAATCGGTATTGAATGAGGTGCAGCGCGTCGATATTTACATCGTGCTAGGGTTAGGGGAAGCGCACGGCAAAGCGGCTATTCGTTGGACACTTGAGAATTTGAACGCGCAGTTTCTGATCAAAGAGGATGATGGACGGAAGACGGTGAGAAGTTTCGCGGAAGCGAAAGCAGTCGAATTTCCAGAGCCATATCGCATGCGTCTCGCTTACCGTTTCAACTTCGCCGATCAACACGTCATTATGAAAACACTTGGGATCGAGTCTGCCTCAACGTGGTTCTGTTTTGACTCTCCCTTCTTTACACGGATCATCGCAATGATGAGGAAAGTTGGATTGTCCAACGTGCTTCGCCTGAAACTCGCCCAAGATATAGGCATAAGAGCATTGAGACTGCTCCATCCCGGTTCGGATGATTTTTGCATAAAAGTCGAGGCAAGCACAACTGGTGACGGTAAAACTTTGGGATATGAATGCCTGATAACTGGGCGTGGAGAAGGGCGGGTTACAGGCTTGGTCACAGCCCACGTTGCTGAGCGTTTATATCGGTCTTCGTTTCCAGCAGGCATTTTCCGTATTGAACAATTGTTTCAGCCGCTCGACATTTTAGAGGCCATTTGA
- a CDS encoding DMT family transporter, translating into MEKPVELDAGVRQRLSWIDLALLLLVMFLWALCFPLIATGLSSSPPLYFAALRSLVAGIGLLVPAVALRHPLPRLPRLWLGILGVGLSYTSAGFAGMFLAGGVVSPGLASVLANMQPLIAAILAFFLLGERLKRNSLIGLLMGFFGIVLTALPGFGAQELGAGFSGMGFIVLGALGVAVGNILLKRIAGQVDSLMATGWQFILGSLPLLALAQWFEAPSSVNWNWSFAMSLLVLGLGGTALPLLLWFWLLRGAELTRLNTFSFLTPIFALVISAIFFAERLQWIQVAGIALSLYGMWQVSR; encoded by the coding sequence GTGGAAAAACCTGTAGAATTGGACGCTGGCGTGCGCCAGCGTTTGTCGTGGATCGATCTCGCCTTGCTGTTACTGGTGATGTTTCTCTGGGCACTCTGCTTTCCCTTAATCGCCACCGGACTTTCGTCTTCGCCGCCGCTTTATTTCGCTGCTCTGCGTTCACTCGTGGCTGGCATTGGCTTACTGGTCCCGGCAGTGGCACTGCGGCATCCGCTCCCGCGCCTACCGCGCCTGTGGTTGGGTATTCTGGGGGTTGGCTTGAGTTACACCTCGGCGGGCTTTGCTGGGATGTTCCTGGCAGGGGGTGTTGTCAGTCCCGGACTGGCAAGCGTGCTTGCCAACATGCAACCACTCATTGCGGCGATTCTGGCTTTCTTTCTACTCGGCGAACGATTAAAGCGAAACAGTCTCATAGGACTGCTCATGGGTTTTTTCGGCATCGTGCTCACCGCACTGCCAGGTTTTGGCGCTCAGGAACTAGGTGCGGGCTTCTCTGGAATGGGTTTCATTGTGCTTGGCGCTCTCGGTGTCGCTGTGGGGAACATTCTACTCAAGCGGATAGCGGGGCAGGTTGATTCCTTGATGGCGACGGGCTGGCAGTTTATCCTGGGTAGCTTGCCTCTGCTGGCACTGGCACAGTGGTTTGAAGCGCCGTCTTCGGTGAATTGGAATTGGTCGTTTGCGATGAGCCTGCTCGTGCTGGGACTTGGCGGCACTGCGCTACCGCTTTTGCTGTGGTTCTGGCTTCTGCGCGGCGCAGAACTCACACGCTTGAACACCTTTTCGTTTCTGACTCCCATTTTTGCCCTGGTGATCAGCGCCATCTTTTTCGCCGAGCGTCTACAGTGGATTCAGGTTGCTGGCATTGCCCTATCCCTCTATGGGATGTGGCAGGTGAGTCGTTGA
- a CDS encoding SAM-dependent methyltransferase, whose amino-acid sequence MTENTKSTATGSSSLENILSFMNCLFPEPRNFAIRLWDGTYFGATQPQAFMLAINNAGALRRMFQIPLELSIAEAYIRKDFDIEGDLIVAFQTFETLAKTITAQPLQLLRLRFALPKGEELTQNIERGPAQLAGSQHSRKRDREAIQYHYDVGNDFYALWLDQRMIYSCAYFSTETEDLDTAQEKKLDIICRKLDLKPGETLLDIGCGWGGLIIYAAQKYGVRATGITLSKEQHQLANIRIAAAGLQGTIVKPLDYRDIRGTTFDKIVSIGMFEHVGRQNLPDYFGYAYNLLKPGGLFLNHGISLAANSLQKSSFLATLFDRTIVGSGSFTQRYIFPDGELIPVSEVNIIAEQTGFDIHHVENWRKHYARTLRHWLKRLENHQSEAIQLSSESVYRIWKLYMSMAAYSFDIGNLAVNQTLLSKPDNSARKVAVADAKRCCVAT is encoded by the coding sequence ATGACCGAAAACACCAAATCGACTGCGACAGGAAGTTCGTCTTTAGAAAATATTTTGTCGTTTATGAATTGTCTGTTTCCAGAGCCACGTAATTTTGCGATTCGTTTGTGGGATGGTACTTACTTTGGAGCAACTCAACCACAAGCGTTCATGCTTGCAATCAATAATGCCGGTGCATTACGACGCATGTTTCAAATACCCTTGGAACTGTCAATAGCTGAGGCGTATATCCGCAAAGACTTCGATATTGAAGGTGATCTGATTGTCGCCTTCCAGACTTTTGAAACTTTAGCAAAAACGATTACAGCACAACCTCTACAACTTTTACGATTGCGATTCGCTCTTCCAAAAGGAGAGGAACTTACGCAAAATATCGAGCGTGGTCCGGCACAGTTAGCTGGATCACAACATTCCAGAAAACGTGATCGTGAGGCTATCCAGTATCATTATGATGTTGGCAATGACTTCTATGCGCTCTGGTTGGATCAACGAATGATTTATTCTTGTGCGTATTTTTCTACCGAGACGGAAGACTTAGATACGGCACAGGAAAAAAAGCTTGACATTATATGCCGCAAGCTTGACTTGAAACCCGGTGAGACACTGCTAGACATTGGGTGTGGGTGGGGTGGGTTAATTATCTATGCCGCACAGAAATATGGTGTTCGGGCAACGGGTATCACCTTGAGTAAAGAACAGCATCAACTGGCTAATATACGGATCGCCGCTGCTGGTCTTCAAGGAACAATAGTCAAACCATTAGACTATCGGGATATAAGAGGCACAACATTCGATAAAATTGTGAGCATCGGTATGTTTGAGCATGTTGGGAGACAAAATCTGCCGGACTATTTCGGATACGCATATAATCTCCTCAAACCGGGCGGTTTGTTTTTGAATCACGGCATTTCTCTTGCAGCAAACAGTCTCCAGAAAAGCTCTTTTCTAGCAACTTTATTCGATCGGACTATTGTCGGTAGTGGCTCATTTACTCAGCGCTACATCTTCCCCGATGGTGAACTGATTCCAGTGAGCGAAGTTAACATCATAGCAGAACAAACGGGTTTTGATATTCACCATGTCGAGAATTGGCGCAAACATTACGCTCGTACCTTACGCCACTGGCTCAAACGACTAGAAAATCACCAATCTGAGGCAATCCAACTGAGTAGTGAATCGGTTTACCGCATTTGGAAACTATACATGTCGATGGCGGCATATAGTTTTGATATCGGCAATCTAGCGGTCAATCAAACTTTGCTGAGTAAACCGGACAATAGTGCTCGCAAAGTTGCGGTAGCTGACGCAAAGCGATGCTGTGTAGCCACATAG
- a CDS encoding helix-turn-helix domain-containing protein, translating into MNECPYCHDTENQVKAGMTGAGSQRYKCKPCNRRYTPEPQQMYSDEMRQQAVKWYADGAGYRQIARHLGVDHVTIMNWVKAHSDQLPQAPVPDETPLHIVEMDELFTFVEKKKTEST; encoded by the coding sequence ATGAATGAATGTCCATATTGTCACGATACAGAAAATCAAGTGAAAGCAGGGATGACGGGAGCAGGCAGCCAGCGCTACAAATGCAAGCCTTGTAATCGTCGTTACACGCCAGAACCTCAGCAAATGTACAGCGATGAAATGCGTCAGCAAGCGGTCAAATGGTATGCAGACGGTGCTGGCTATCGCCAGATCGCGCGTCATTTGGGAGTGGATCATGTCACGATCATGAATTGGGTGAAAGCCCATAGTGATCAGTTGCCACAAGCGCCTGTGCCTGATGAAACCCCTCTCCACATCGTTGAGATGGATGAGCTGTTCACATTTGTTGAGAAGAAAAAAACAGAGTCTACCTGA
- a CDS encoding IS701 family transposase, translated as MLNLPGKIIELFNPFAPVFHGETTWEKAKELVVGTILTPGKRTVSAALRVMGLKADANYAKYHHVLNRAVWSSLAVAQTLQIKTWYREATPLVFGIDETIERRRGAKISARGIYRDPVRSSKSHFVKTSGLRWMSVMLMVHIPWAERIWGLPVLSALAPSERYYQAKGRQAKSLIERGKQLIMQIRRWLPDHPLVFVGDSTYAALDLLSACQKLTNPVTFVTRLRLDAALYDPAPPYAGKGRPRKKGKRLPKHYLDADTTTWTSVDLCWYDGQKRTMEIASDSAVWFHYGKPAVPIRWDLLRDPQDQYEPGCLLSTDPLVSPEQIVEWFVTRWQMEVTFEETRRHLGLETQRQWSDKAIDRTTPALLGLFSWITLVAHALQLAGHAILPRQSAWYSKTLPTFSDALALVRFQLWACLPTFLTSGSEPDMIKVPRDFAALLIETLAYAA; from the coding sequence ATGCTTAATCTGCCCGGCAAGATAATAGAACTTTTTAACCCATTTGCGCCAGTGTTTCACGGTGAAACGACGTGGGAGAAAGCGAAAGAATTGGTTGTTGGCACGATTTTAACACCTGGAAAACGGACTGTGAGTGCTGCATTACGGGTCATGGGCTTGAAAGCTGATGCGAATTATGCCAAATATCATCATGTTCTGAATCGGGCGGTCTGGTCATCTTTAGCAGTTGCCCAAACCTTGCAGATTAAAACATGGTATCGGGAGGCTACCCCATTGGTGTTTGGGATTGATGAAACGATTGAACGTCGCCGAGGGGCTAAGATTAGTGCGCGAGGCATTTATCGGGATCCAGTACGTTCCAGCAAAAGCCATTTTGTAAAAACAAGTGGTTTACGTTGGATGAGTGTCATGCTCATGGTGCATATACCGTGGGCAGAGCGGATTTGGGGATTGCCTGTTCTCAGTGCCTTAGCTCCTTCGGAACGCTATTATCAAGCGAAGGGTCGGCAAGCAAAGAGCCTCATTGAGCGTGGTAAACAGTTAATTATGCAAATCAGACGTTGGCTACCAGACCATCCACTTGTCTTTGTTGGGGATAGCACCTATGCTGCATTGGATTTATTGTCTGCATGTCAGAAATTGACTAATCCCGTTACTTTCGTGACGAGGCTACGTTTGGATGCCGCTTTGTATGACCCGGCACCACCCTATGCTGGCAAAGGTAGACCTCGTAAAAAAGGCAAGCGGTTGCCCAAGCACTATCTTGATGCTGACACTACAACCTGGACAAGCGTTGACTTATGTTGGTATGACGGACAGAAACGTACAATGGAAATCGCAAGTGATAGCGCAGTTTGGTTTCATTATGGTAAACCCGCCGTGCCAATTCGTTGGGACTTGCTACGTGACCCACAAGATCAATACGAACCCGGTTGCCTGTTGAGTACAGACCCTCTTGTTTCACCTGAGCAAATTGTTGAATGGTTCGTGACCCGTTGGCAGATGGAAGTGACCTTTGAAGAAACGCGGCGGCATCTGGGACTTGAAACCCAAAGGCAATGGTCGGACAAGGCAATTGACCGAACGACACCTGCCTTGTTGGGTCTCTTCTCGTGGATTACACTTGTGGCACATGCTTTGCAACTTGCTGGACATGCCATCCTTCCACGACAGTCTGCCTGGTATTCCAAAACTTTACCAACCTTTAGTGATGCACTCGCTCTCGTTCGTTTTCAGCTTTGGGCATGTCTACCGACTTTTCTAACATCGGGGTCTGAACCCGACATGATAAAAGTCCCACGTGACTTTGCTGCTTTGCTCATTGAGACACTCGCCTATGCTGCTTGA
- a CDS encoding methyltransferase family protein, with translation MNSEPSAYGQWALVIINVAIFTSFAFSFARPRTTRDWRSFGTFIAFLVALFTEMYGFPLTIYLLSGWLGNRFPNLELLSHDTGHLWSTLLNWQGDPHFNLLHILSYIFIGAGFFLLSKAWEVLYQAQREHHLATTGPYRRLRHPQYTAFILIMLGFLLQWPTILTLAMFPVLVVMYVRLARQEERASLLEFGEVYVDYARITPAFFPRISTAN, from the coding sequence ATGAATAGTGAACCGTCTGCTTATGGTCAATGGGCACTCGTCATCATCAATGTGGCTATCTTCACAAGTTTTGCCTTTAGCTTTGCTCGTCCACGAACAACACGCGACTGGCGTTCGTTTGGTACCTTCATTGCATTTCTGGTGGCATTGTTTACCGAGATGTATGGTTTTCCGTTAACGATCTATCTGCTATCGGGTTGGCTCGGCAATCGCTTTCCCAATCTTGAACTCTTATCTCACGATACCGGTCATCTGTGGTCAACGCTTCTGAACTGGCAAGGGGATCCGCATTTCAATCTTTTGCATATTCTGAGCTATATTTTTATCGGTGCTGGCTTTTTCCTCTTATCCAAGGCATGGGAGGTGCTGTATCAGGCACAACGTGAACATCACCTAGCGACAACAGGACCCTATCGTCGGTTGCGCCATCCACAATATACCGCCTTCATATTGATTATGCTGGGATTCTTGCTTCAGTGGCCCACTATCTTGACCTTAGCGATGTTCCCTGTTTTGGTGGTGATGTATGTCCGTCTAGCACGTCAAGAGGAGCGAGCTTCGTTGCTGGAGTTTGGCGAAGTGTATGTAGACTACGCCCGCATTACACCCGCGTTCTTCCCAAGAATATCCACGGCAAATTAG
- a CDS encoding IS1 family transposase: MGWCLTQERDESTLQALLDKSPQAVWYYSDLFVTYKSLIYTPGTHTPMPDKSETFRVEGVNAELRHYLKRLVRKTRCFSKCIQALRRTVKLFVFAWNRRQLYRQQYPDYPAYLIQIVYP, from the coding sequence ATCGGGTGGTGTCTCACACAAGAACGCGATGAGAGTACACTGCAAGCGCTGCTGGATAAGAGTCCTCAAGCGGTCTGGTACTACAGTGATTTATTTGTGACCTATAAGTCCCTGATCTATACGCCCGGTACCCATACTCCCATGCCTGACAAGAGTGAAACCTTTCGTGTTGAAGGTGTCAACGCAGAACTACGACATTATCTCAAAAGGTTAGTTCGAAAAACGCGTTGTTTCTCAAAATGCATTCAGGCTTTACGGCGTACTGTGAAATTGTTTGTCTTTGCTTGGAATCGGCGTCAACTGTATCGACAACAGTATCCAGATTACCCAGCTTATCTCATTCAAATCGTTTATCCATGA
- a CDS encoding L-2-amino-thiazoline-4-carboxylic acid hydrolase — protein sequence MRLTTPGGYQGKAWKAQDGFYTHWYRCPALEYVKTQGKPDEVDFFYRTWCQFDYVAAQAMAQNRRFERPRCLSQGDEVCDMRWYVEAGAGTS from the coding sequence ATCCGCTTAACTACACCCGGTGGGTATCAGGGGAAAGCGTGGAAGGCACAGGACGGCTTTTACACCCACTGGTATCGCTGTCCAGCACTGGAATACGTTAAGACACAGGGTAAGCCCGACGAAGTGGACTTTTTCTACAGGACATGGTGCCAGTTTGATTATGTAGCGGCCCAAGCTATGGCGCAGAACAGACGATTTGAACGACCCCGCTGCCTATCCCAGGGCGACGAGGTGTGTGATATGCGCTGGTATGTTGAAGCGGGAGCAGGTACATCATGA
- a CDS encoding transposase, with amino-acid sequence MRQRLRELTYEGESKRGRNRQEVDVKASFAPLLAWVISKFRGEHRQVVLAIDATYLTDRFVILAVSVVVSGCAIPVAWHIQKGDSKGEWNPIWSDLLKRLQVAIPTDWQVFVLSDSGLYSKKLFQLLSQDIHWATFMRIGWSQGLFQLKGKTEWLPIRDFVYKGMSPLILEGRCFKGNPIACTLILQWDDAYEQPCVLVSNLEPEQVQHNVYGVRYWIECGFKDVKRGFFHWEQSKMTCPQRAERLWLVISIALLWLTSVGDAASDMPHWQTLQQARPNQRILSAPLLGWINIIVSILKGKPLSYGYLNPYPWLPIPEQ; translated from the coding sequence ATGAGGCAACGTTTACGTGAGTTGACCTATGAAGGCGAGAGCAAGCGGGGTCGAAATCGTCAAGAAGTGGATGTGAAAGCGAGCTTCGCTCCCTTATTGGCATGGGTCATCAGTAAGTTCAGAGGAGAGCATCGACAAGTGGTATTAGCGATAGATGCGACCTATCTCACAGATCGTTTTGTGATTTTAGCGGTCAGTGTGGTGGTGTCAGGATGTGCGATTCCCGTGGCATGGCATATCCAAAAAGGGGACAGTAAGGGCGAGTGGAATCCCATTTGGTCTGATCTACTTAAGCGTTTGCAAGTTGCCATCCCTACTGATTGGCAGGTTTTTGTACTGAGTGATAGTGGCTTGTACTCCAAAAAACTCTTTCAGCTTTTAAGTCAGGACATTCACTGGGCAACATTCATGCGAATTGGCTGGTCACAAGGGTTATTTCAACTAAAAGGCAAGACAGAGTGGTTGCCGATCCGTGATTTCGTCTACAAAGGCATGAGTCCACTTATTTTAGAAGGACGCTGTTTCAAAGGCAATCCAATTGCTTGTACACTCATTTTGCAGTGGGATGATGCCTACGAACAGCCTTGTGTTCTAGTTAGCAATCTTGAACCTGAGCAAGTTCAACATAATGTTTATGGCGTGCGCTACTGGATTGAATGTGGCTTTAAGGATGTCAAACGTGGCTTTTTTCACTGGGAACAGAGCAAAATGACCTGCCCCCAACGCGCTGAACGTCTATGGTTAGTCATCAGCATTGCTTTATTATGGCTCACTTCTGTCGGGGATGCTGCTTCTGACATGCCTCATTGGCAGACCTTACAGCAGGCTCGACCCAATCAACGCATTCTTTCTGCCCCTCTTTTGGGCTGGATTAACATCATTGTCTCAATTTTGAAAGGGAAACCGCTTTCCTATGGCTATCTCAATCCCTATCCTTGGCTTCCTATTCCTGAACAATAA